The proteins below come from a single Halostagnicola larsenii XH-48 genomic window:
- a CDS encoding HVO_2922 family protein — MTYELRPFEAERSRAAVVTTFRSIADEFDDGDSVSVALEDQSTRVRLPETFSVELEIERAPIDEEGEAHEIELEIELEWTEPSTERDPSDTASDDRTEVEFGSQGTFQLFEDRANEWRWRLVHRNGNIIATSGEGYTTKQNARKGIRSVRRNAPEAAVVDRSDSPPS; from the coding sequence ATGACCTACGAACTCCGCCCCTTCGAGGCTGAGCGCTCGCGAGCAGCGGTCGTAACGACGTTCCGATCGATCGCCGACGAATTCGACGACGGCGACTCGGTTTCGGTAGCGCTCGAGGACCAATCGACGAGGGTACGACTTCCCGAGACGTTCTCGGTCGAACTCGAGATCGAACGCGCCCCCATCGACGAAGAAGGTGAGGCCCACGAAATCGAGTTGGAGATCGAACTCGAGTGGACGGAACCCTCGACGGAACGGGACCCGAGCGACACAGCCTCCGACGACCGAACGGAGGTGGAATTCGGCAGTCAGGGAACGTTTCAACTCTTCGAAGACCGCGCAAACGAGTGGCGTTGGCGACTCGTCCACCGGAACGGAAACATAATCGCGACCAGCGGCGAGGGGTACACCACGAAACAAAACGCCAGAAAGGGAATCCGGAGCGTCCGTCGGAACGCACCCGAAGCGGCGGTCGTCGACCGATCCGACTCACCACCATCATGA
- a CDS encoding glycosyltransferase — protein sequence MIVFMQENPLAGAILLLLWVGLLLYLLSACWWLIETVVLARGWKTDADDIVWGFDDIQVRILTIDAEEVVQTTVNAVPDAIEDVRVIAEADLDIDGATVHVVPDDYECTATNKGRAVEWALQHVFCDKEYVLYLDEDTLMAGFEGLPDADVIQFTEKPIYTGSRVSYLSEVFRIGYQFEQFGFHRLTYPLYAWGGGIAIRSSIEDDTTWDVATITEDTNFVWRAADTRDLSYTLLNARFRNQAPPSLRAMIHQRRRWVSGTMADGHILPKWYQPLYYTRIIAWAFSPLVAILALVAAMLPSSIPTVEWYNWLSVGLVGVLFIYMVVGLIGYRKHPLTWPLFLVLTPIAVAAHSIGAFWGILSPVKTFEVTEKVTPDTIEAVHSELDHGDLTNHDGTERLIRESEAEFDMNTNILDDD from the coding sequence ATGATTGTCTTCATGCAGGAAAACCCACTGGCAGGGGCTATTCTTCTTCTGCTCTGGGTTGGCCTGCTTCTGTACCTGCTGTCGGCGTGCTGGTGGTTGATCGAGACGGTGGTTCTGGCCCGCGGGTGGAAGACCGATGCCGACGACATCGTGTGGGGGTTCGACGACATCCAGGTTCGGATTCTGACAATAGACGCCGAGGAAGTCGTTCAGACGACGGTCAATGCAGTCCCTGATGCCATCGAGGACGTTCGCGTTATCGCCGAAGCAGACCTCGATATCGACGGCGCGACCGTCCACGTCGTGCCCGACGACTACGAGTGCACCGCGACGAACAAAGGACGGGCGGTCGAGTGGGCGCTTCAACACGTCTTCTGTGACAAGGAGTACGTTCTGTACCTGGACGAAGATACGCTCATGGCGGGGTTCGAGGGGCTGCCGGATGCCGACGTGATTCAGTTCACCGAGAAACCGATCTACACCGGCTCTCGAGTTTCCTACCTCAGCGAGGTGTTCCGCATCGGCTACCAGTTCGAGCAGTTCGGGTTTCACCGGCTCACCTACCCACTCTACGCGTGGGGTGGCGGCATCGCTATTCGGTCGTCCATCGAAGACGACACCACGTGGGACGTCGCGACGATCACCGAAGATACGAATTTCGTGTGGCGAGCAGCCGATACTCGAGACCTCTCCTATACGCTCCTCAACGCACGCTTTCGGAACCAGGCACCGCCGTCTCTCCGCGCCATGATCCACCAGCGCCGTCGCTGGGTCTCCGGAACGATGGCAGACGGTCACATTCTCCCGAAGTGGTACCAACCCCTCTACTATACGCGAATCATCGCGTGGGCGTTTTCGCCGCTTGTTGCGATTCTCGCACTCGTCGCGGCGATGCTCCCGAGTTCGATTCCGACGGTCGAGTGGTATAATTGGCTCTCGGTCGGGCTGGTGGGTGTTCTGTTCATCTACATGGTCGTAGGCCTCATCGGCTACCGAAAGCATCCCCTCACCTGGCCGCTGTTTCTCGTGCTCACGCCGATTGCGGTCGCCGCCCACTCGATCGGTGCGTTCTGGGGTATTCTCAGCCCGGTCAAAACGTTCGAGGTGACCGAGAAGGTGACGCCGGATACGATCGAAGCGGTTCACAGCGAACTCGATCACGGCGATCTTACAAATCACGACGGGACGGAGCGACTCATCCGCGAGTCAGAGGCGGAGTTCGACATGAACACCAACATTCTCGACGACGATTGA
- a CDS encoding AAA domain-containing protein, protein MNVRGTVAGEVDVRTVTTSYGESDLAEVPLRFDGLEDSASPTDASNRESGGASPNSVDGKDARTVTLWGKWTESAALLEPGIELLVTNVEEDEYQGETQYSTTGDSYVVVEPSFLVNVTAVRNWVECPRLYYLNKLSGVPLNYPVVKGTIVHEVFGDLLRGRDLEAAIDERIDERGLELGLLGETPEAVAEDVRDNAAAIEGWLEQGRLTEEDGAATAADNPERAFTPAEGSWRSEQLLISETFGIRGRADAVRRGAPVELKTGKNLRKDPRFKDKVQAACYALLLEEHGGDVDMGTLLYTKNSALDRNEETGDLTPAKEFTMGDGLLKFVVRVRNEIAAMEIAGDVPTGYEGDAKCEYCFEQDTCMVVSGRLDQESKAGQIGQSLPDEELEYFERLYRAIEEERREIHAEYAKLWEQDPQERADDDRAIVDLEFVERRELEGGRWELRARQRGASTSKLREGDLVLASDGHPVRGNSELARIERLDDVIVVTADEPVEVTRLDVYPSELTTDRLLVALHDALLKGSDRRKDVLFGRADPDFDDPGETFIDNNDAQDEAVRKAVGAQDCALIHGPPGTGKTYTIARAIRAMVERGERVLLSAFTNRAVDNALEALLEQGIETTDVVRVGSESGVREDMQAYRLDFAGDPEARVAELQNAQVVAATTATCGSRVMKEQSFDAALVDEAAQLTEPGTYAAINLANRFVLVGDHEQLPPVVQAENDLTESLFERLVEQSPDAGVMLDRQYRMNQRIQAFASREFYDGELRPAEPTVATRTLDDLEGVSRERLPTELRDPVSFVPVAGDDSQYTDDAEATRIADLIERYEAAGLERTDIGVIAPFRAQVSNISNHVPEDVAVDTVDRFQGSSQEVIIVSFTATDTLEGPIFEDYRRINVALTRPKRALVLVGDPDALESDPLYGRMLEWARQ, encoded by the coding sequence GTGAACGTACGCGGTACCGTCGCGGGCGAGGTCGACGTGCGAACGGTGACGACGAGCTACGGGGAGAGCGACCTCGCGGAGGTCCCGCTTCGCTTCGACGGACTCGAGGATTCGGCGTCCCCGACCGACGCGTCCAATCGCGAGTCCGGCGGCGCGTCCCCGAATTCAGTCGACGGAAAGGACGCGAGGACGGTCACTTTGTGGGGAAAGTGGACCGAATCCGCGGCGCTGCTCGAGCCGGGGATAGAACTGCTCGTGACGAACGTCGAGGAAGACGAGTATCAGGGCGAGACGCAGTACTCGACGACGGGTGATTCCTACGTCGTCGTCGAGCCGAGTTTTCTGGTGAACGTGACTGCCGTTCGAAACTGGGTCGAGTGTCCGCGCCTGTACTACCTCAACAAGCTCTCGGGGGTACCGCTGAACTATCCGGTCGTCAAGGGGACCATCGTCCACGAGGTCTTCGGGGACCTGCTCCGGGGCCGGGATCTCGAAGCCGCGATCGACGAGCGGATCGACGAGCGGGGGCTCGAACTCGGCTTACTGGGCGAAACGCCCGAAGCCGTCGCTGAAGACGTCCGCGACAACGCCGCCGCGATCGAGGGCTGGCTCGAGCAGGGCCGACTCACCGAGGAGGATGGGGCGGCGACAGCCGCCGACAACCCGGAGCGGGCGTTTACGCCCGCGGAGGGAAGTTGGCGCTCCGAGCAGCTACTCATCAGCGAGACGTTCGGGATCCGCGGTCGCGCCGACGCCGTCCGACGCGGCGCGCCGGTCGAACTCAAGACGGGCAAGAACCTGCGCAAGGACCCGCGGTTCAAGGACAAGGTCCAGGCCGCCTGCTACGCGCTCTTGCTCGAGGAACACGGTGGGGATGTCGACATGGGAACCCTGCTCTACACGAAAAACTCCGCGCTCGACCGGAACGAGGAAACCGGCGATCTCACGCCCGCAAAGGAGTTCACGATGGGCGACGGACTCCTGAAGTTCGTCGTTCGCGTGCGAAACGAGATCGCGGCGATGGAGATCGCCGGCGACGTGCCGACGGGGTACGAGGGCGACGCGAAGTGCGAGTACTGCTTCGAACAGGACACCTGCATGGTCGTCTCCGGCCGACTGGACCAGGAGTCGAAAGCGGGCCAGATCGGCCAGTCGCTTCCGGACGAGGAACTCGAGTACTTCGAGCGGCTCTATCGCGCAATCGAGGAGGAACGCCGCGAGATCCACGCGGAGTACGCCAAACTCTGGGAACAGGATCCGCAGGAGCGCGCCGACGACGACCGGGCGATCGTCGACCTCGAGTTCGTCGAGCGCCGGGAACTCGAGGGCGGTCGCTGGGAGCTTCGGGCGCGCCAACGCGGGGCATCGACCTCCAAATTGCGCGAGGGGGACCTCGTGTTGGCGAGCGACGGCCACCCGGTGAGAGGCAATTCGGAGCTCGCTCGAATCGAACGGTTGGACGATGTGATTGTCGTTACGGCCGACGAACCCGTGGAAGTTACTCGACTCGATGTCTATCCGTCCGAACTGACGACCGACCGGCTGCTCGTGGCGCTCCACGACGCCCTGCTCAAAGGGAGCGACCGTCGCAAGGACGTTCTTTTCGGACGCGCCGATCCCGACTTCGACGATCCGGGAGAGACGTTCATCGACAACAACGACGCGCAGGACGAGGCCGTTCGAAAGGCGGTCGGGGCACAGGATTGCGCGCTGATCCACGGCCCGCCAGGGACGGGCAAGACCTACACCATCGCTCGAGCGATCCGCGCGATGGTCGAACGCGGCGAGCGCGTCCTCCTGTCGGCGTTTACGAACCGGGCGGTCGACAACGCGCTCGAGGCGCTACTCGAGCAGGGGATCGAGACGACCGACGTGGTTCGAGTCGGCTCCGAAAGCGGCGTCCGCGAGGACATGCAGGCCTATCGACTCGACTTCGCGGGCGACCCCGAAGCGCGCGTCGCAGAGTTACAGAACGCGCAGGTCGTCGCGGCGACGACGGCGACCTGCGGCTCGCGGGTCATGAAAGAGCAGTCGTTCGACGCGGCGCTGGTCGACGAAGCCGCGCAGTTGACCGAGCCGGGGACTTACGCCGCGATTAATCTCGCGAACCGGTTCGTCCTCGTCGGCGACCACGAACAGCTCCCGCCGGTCGTACAGGCCGAAAACGACTTGACTGAGTCGCTGTTCGAGCGACTGGTCGAGCAGTCCCCCGACGCGGGCGTCATGCTCGATCGCCAGTACCGGATGAACCAGCGCATTCAGGCTTTCGCCTCGCGAGAGTTCTACGACGGCGAGCTTCGACCCGCGGAGCCGACGGTCGCGACGCGAACGCTCGACGATCTCGAGGGCGTCTCCCGCGAGCGTTTGCCCACAGAGCTTCGAGACCCCGTGAGCTTCGTCCCGGTGGCGGGCGACGACAGCCAGTACACCGACGACGCCGAGGCTACCCGGATCGCGGACCTGATCGAACGGTACGAAGCCGCAGGCCTCGAACGCACCGATATCGGGGTTATCGCGCCGTTTCGCGCACAGGTGTCGAACATCTCGAATCACGTTCCCGAGGACGTCGCCGTCGACACCGTCGACCGGTTTCAGGGCTCGAGCCAGGAGGTCATCATCGTCTCCTTTACCGCGACCGACACCCTCGAGGGACCGATATTCGAGGACTATCGCCGAATTAACGTCGCACTGACGCGCCCGAAACGCGCGCTCGTGCTGGTCGGCGATCCGGACGCGCTCGAGTCCGATCCGCTCTACGGCCGGATGCTCGAGTGGGCGCGTCAGTAG
- a CDS encoding universal stress protein, with amino-acid sequence MYDRILVPTDGSAEGEHALEYAIELARAHDAKIRAVYVVNAASYGGLPMETAWDGINDALREEGETAVERVRELAPADVTVETVVLEGSPSKVIVDEAAPENCDLVVMGTHGRGGIDRLLLGSVAERVVRRAPVPVLTVHLDQDESEHSPADAQVPVE; translated from the coding sequence ATGTACGACCGAATCCTCGTCCCGACCGACGGCTCGGCCGAGGGCGAACACGCACTCGAGTACGCGATCGAGCTCGCGCGAGCCCACGACGCGAAGATTCGTGCGGTGTACGTCGTCAACGCGGCGAGTTACGGCGGGCTCCCGATGGAAACGGCGTGGGATGGGATCAACGACGCCCTCCGCGAGGAAGGCGAGACGGCGGTCGAACGGGTGAGAGAACTCGCGCCGGCGGACGTCACGGTCGAAACGGTGGTGCTCGAGGGATCCCCGAGTAAAGTCATCGTCGACGAAGCCGCCCCGGAAAACTGCGACCTCGTCGTGATGGGAACCCACGGCCGGGGCGGAATCGATCGACTCCTCCTCGGTAGCGTCGCGGAACGGGTCGTCCGCCGAGCTCCGGTTCCCGTATTGACGGTCCACCTCGATCAGGACGAATCCGAGCACTCGCCCGCCGACGCGCAGGTACCCGTAGAGTAA
- a CDS encoding DNA topoisomerase VI subunit B, protein MTSFQSTLGEEEGIAEELAENQRAISIAEFFEKNKHMLGFDSGARGLVTAVKEAVDNALDAAEEAGILPDIYVEIQEEGDYYRLIVEDNGPGLTKESLPKVFGKLLYGSRFHAREQSRGQQGIGISAAVLYSQLTSGKPAKITSRTQGSSEAEYFELIIDTDDNEPEISVEETASWDRPHGTRIELEMEANMRARAQLHDYIKHTAVVNPHARLELNEPSAHFKAERATDELPEETEEIRPHPHGVELGTVMKMLSATDSHSISGFLQEEFTRVGKKTANSVIDEFRDRHFGREMSWETPTATEGVAVGQAIEDATANKGATATADFAETIATTVENRERICHHKLVEIVESAAESAEDDHGTTFGETVRENAVEAAWAELVGLGGESAEADSDGDSRMTADVYALADDATSTRKDDEVIHAFAERLAGQFEDAEDPRHRFTHAKLRSAVDRAAELTEEYDDAAFGDTARENVVEAIWGVMRTVPDDPPLVRELTEDRDASSQLVDGMRATDIMAPPTRCLSPITDELIEAGLRKEFDADFYAAATRDAGVSGGDPFIVEAGIAYGGELEAEGSADVLRFANRVPLVYQRGACATTDVVKQIGWRNYGLDQPGGSGLPNGPAVIMVHVASTNVPFTSESKDAVANVPEIEDEIELAIREAARELKSYLNKRRSMEKRRRKQSVLGQILPEMAEKVAEVTDNPEPNIDDAVARIMNNVLVERELEENGDGQSVSIVVENHTSTTESFELTDIVTAEPRNLSDGANVVEMDGEWFVKWDDDVSSGEETTLEYEVDADASFDLDVSGVESEKLTVTDQ, encoded by the coding sequence ATGACGTCGTTCCAGTCGACACTCGGCGAGGAGGAGGGGATCGCCGAAGAGCTGGCCGAAAACCAGCGCGCGATCTCCATCGCCGAGTTCTTCGAGAAGAACAAGCACATGCTCGGCTTCGACAGCGGCGCTCGAGGCCTCGTGACGGCCGTCAAGGAGGCCGTCGACAACGCGCTCGACGCCGCCGAGGAAGCCGGTATTCTCCCCGATATCTACGTCGAAATTCAGGAGGAGGGCGATTACTACCGGCTGATCGTCGAAGACAACGGGCCGGGATTGACCAAGGAGTCGCTGCCGAAAGTCTTCGGGAAACTGCTCTACGGCTCTCGATTTCACGCCCGCGAACAGTCTCGCGGACAGCAGGGGATCGGAATCTCTGCGGCGGTATTGTACTCGCAGCTGACCAGCGGGAAGCCCGCGAAGATCACGAGTCGCACGCAGGGCTCGAGCGAGGCGGAGTACTTCGAACTGATCATCGATACCGACGACAACGAACCCGAGATCAGCGTCGAAGAGACCGCTTCGTGGGATCGCCCCCACGGCACGCGAATCGAACTCGAGATGGAGGCGAACATGCGTGCGCGCGCCCAGCTTCACGATTACATCAAGCACACGGCGGTCGTCAACCCCCACGCCCGCCTCGAGCTCAACGAGCCGAGCGCGCATTTCAAGGCGGAACGGGCGACCGACGAACTGCCCGAAGAGACCGAAGAGATCCGTCCGCACCCCCACGGCGTCGAACTCGGGACCGTGATGAAGATGCTGTCGGCGACGGATTCACACAGCATCTCCGGATTCCTTCAAGAGGAGTTCACCCGCGTCGGGAAAAAGACCGCCAACTCGGTCATCGACGAGTTCCGCGATCGACACTTCGGCCGGGAGATGTCCTGGGAGACGCCGACCGCCACCGAGGGCGTCGCTGTCGGCCAAGCGATCGAAGACGCGACGGCGAACAAGGGAGCGACCGCGACGGCCGACTTCGCGGAGACCATCGCCACGACCGTCGAAAACCGCGAGCGGATCTGCCATCACAAACTGGTCGAAATCGTCGAATCTGCCGCCGAATCGGCCGAAGACGATCACGGAACGACTTTCGGCGAGACGGTTCGAGAGAACGCCGTCGAGGCTGCGTGGGCCGAACTCGTCGGTCTCGGGGGCGAATCCGCGGAGGCCGACTCGGACGGCGACTCTCGGATGACCGCAGACGTCTACGCGCTCGCAGACGACGCGACGAGCACGCGCAAGGACGACGAAGTGATTCACGCCTTCGCCGAGCGACTGGCCGGGCAGTTCGAAGACGCGGAAGATCCGCGCCATCGATTCACCCACGCGAAGCTCCGCTCGGCCGTCGACCGCGCCGCCGAGTTGACCGAAGAGTACGACGACGCCGCGTTCGGCGACACCGCTCGAGAGAACGTCGTCGAGGCGATCTGGGGCGTCATGCGGACTGTTCCGGACGATCCGCCGCTGGTTCGAGAGCTCACGGAGGATCGAGACGCCTCGAGCCAGCTGGTCGACGGGATGCGTGCGACCGACATCATGGCACCGCCGACGCGGTGTCTCTCGCCGATCACAGACGAACTCATCGAAGCAGGGTTGCGAAAGGAGTTCGACGCCGACTTCTACGCGGCGGCGACGCGCGATGCAGGGGTTTCGGGCGGCGATCCGTTCATCGTCGAGGCGGGCATCGCCTACGGCGGTGAGTTAGAGGCCGAGGGAAGCGCGGACGTACTTCGGTTTGCGAACCGCGTACCGCTTGTCTACCAGCGCGGTGCCTGTGCGACGACCGATGTCGTCAAACAGATCGGCTGGCGAAACTACGGGCTCGACCAGCCCGGCGGCTCCGGGCTGCCCAACGGCCCCGCCGTGATCATGGTCCACGTGGCGTCGACGAACGTGCCGTTTACGAGCGAGTCCAAAGACGCCGTGGCGAACGTCCCCGAGATCGAAGACGAGATCGAACTCGCCATCCGTGAGGCTGCTCGAGAGCTCAAGAGCTACCTCAACAAGCGCCGCTCGATGGAAAAACGCCGACGCAAGCAGAGCGTCCTCGGACAGATCCTCCCGGAGATGGCCGAGAAGGTCGCCGAAGTGACCGACAATCCCGAGCCGAACATCGACGACGCCGTCGCTCGGATCATGAACAACGTGCTCGTCGAGCGCGAACTCGAGGAAAACGGCGACGGCCAATCGGTCTCGATCGTCGTCGAGAACCACACGAGTACGACCGAGTCGTTCGAACTGACGGACATCGTCACCGCCGAACCGCGTAACCTCTCCGACGGCGCGAACGTCGTGGAGATGGACGGCGAGTGGTTCGTCAAGTGGGACGACGACGTCTCCAGCGGCGAGGAAACGACCCTCGAGTACGAGGTCGACGCCGACGCTTCGTTCGATCTCGACGTGAGTGGCGTCGAAAGTGAGAAACTTACCGTGACAGACCAATGA
- a CDS encoding DNA topoisomerase IV subunit A: MSTDTNQEAREQLIDLAAEFYDQFEGGEIPSMSLPTRTKSNIEYDEEKGVWVYGDRTSRRSANSVRGAQKLLKAVYTIEFLADQLEEDRSSTLRELYYLSESWDNDNAQFNDQDESNQLIEDLEIVSEVTREDFHMRPEESGAKVMGPLHIREQTNRGERDIHCQLDVGQGGYQIPNNPDTIEFLDNDADFVLCVETGGMRDRLVENGFDADYDALIVHLGGQPARATRRLIRRLHDELELPVTVFADGDPWSYRIYGSVAYGSIKSAHLSEYLATPEAKYIGIQPADIVEYDLPTDPLSDSDINALESELSDPRFQTDYWEEQIELQLEIGKKAEQQSLAARGLDFVTDTYLPERLEAMGVL; this comes from the coding sequence ATGAGTACGGACACCAACCAGGAAGCAAGAGAACAGTTGATCGACCTCGCCGCGGAGTTTTACGATCAGTTCGAAGGGGGAGAGATACCGAGTATGTCGCTCCCGACCCGGACGAAAAGCAACATCGAGTACGACGAGGAAAAGGGCGTCTGGGTCTACGGCGACCGGACGTCGAGGCGATCGGCGAACTCGGTTCGCGGTGCCCAGAAGCTGTTGAAGGCCGTTTACACGATCGAGTTCCTCGCGGACCAACTCGAGGAAGACCGCTCCTCGACGCTACGTGAGTTGTACTACCTATCCGAAAGCTGGGACAACGACAACGCCCAGTTCAACGATCAGGACGAGTCCAACCAGTTGATCGAGGACTTAGAGATTGTCTCGGAGGTCACCCGCGAGGACTTTCACATGCGCCCGGAGGAATCCGGTGCGAAGGTGATGGGGCCGCTCCACATCCGCGAGCAGACGAACCGCGGCGAACGCGACATCCACTGTCAGCTCGACGTAGGGCAAGGCGGCTACCAGATCCCGAATAACCCCGACACGATCGAGTTCCTCGACAACGACGCCGACTTCGTCCTCTGTGTCGAGACCGGCGGGATGCGAGACCGGCTGGTCGAAAACGGGTTCGACGCCGACTACGACGCCCTGATCGTCCACCTCGGCGGCCAGCCCGCGCGGGCGACGCGGCGACTGATCAGACGGCTCCACGACGAACTCGAGCTTCCGGTGACGGTCTTCGCCGACGGCGACCCGTGGTCCTATCGCATCTACGGCTCGGTCGCTTACGGCTCGATCAAGTCCGCACACCTCTCCGAGTATCTCGCGACGCCCGAGGCCAAATATATCGGCATCCAGCCGGCCGACATCGTCGAGTACGACCTGCCGACGGACCCGCTCTCGGATTCGGACATCAACGCCTTAGAGAGCGAACTCTCCGATCCGCGCTTCCAGACCGACTACTGGGAAGAGCAGATCGAACTCCAACTCGAGATCGGAAAGAAAGCAGAACAGCAGTCCCTCGCGGCGCGCGGGCTGGACTTCGTGACGGATACGTATCTGCCCGAACGCCTCGAGGCGATGGGTGTCCTGTAA
- a CDS encoding polysaccharide deacetylase family protein: protein MASATVCVSYHFDAVSTWLWAFDAWDMPTRHSRGVYGADVGTPRLLDLHDEHDLPSTWCIPGHTIESFPAACEAIADAGHGIQHHGWTHRGPSSYESREAERADIERGIESIVALTGERPTGYASPAWDFSEHTLDILLELGFEWDSSVMAADFTPHYLRRGWRAPADAPYERGEPTDIVELPPSWERDDFPPFTYTWAGPHRMGYTDEEMIFRKWRDQFDWMCEHVDGGVYVLTLHPQVIGQAHRIGRLEELLEHMYSRDGVEFERMATVAKRFREQNPPEAQ from the coding sequence ATGGCGAGTGCAACGGTCTGCGTTTCGTATCACTTCGACGCGGTCTCGACGTGGCTCTGGGCGTTCGACGCCTGGGACATGCCGACGCGACACTCTCGAGGCGTCTACGGCGCCGATGTCGGAACGCCTCGACTCCTCGATCTCCACGACGAACACGACCTCCCCTCGACGTGGTGTATCCCCGGACACACCATCGAGAGTTTTCCGGCGGCCTGCGAGGCGATCGCCGACGCCGGCCACGGGATCCAACACCACGGCTGGACCCATCGCGGGCCCTCGAGTTACGAGAGCAGGGAGGCCGAGAGGGCGGATATCGAGCGCGGCATCGAGAGCATCGTCGCGCTTACGGGAGAGCGTCCGACCGGCTACGCCTCGCCGGCGTGGGACTTTTCCGAACACACACTCGACATCCTCCTCGAACTGGGGTTCGAGTGGGACTCGAGCGTGATGGCCGCGGATTTCACACCGCACTACCTCCGGCGGGGATGGCGTGCGCCCGCCGACGCGCCCTACGAACGCGGCGAGCCGACCGACATCGTCGAGCTCCCCCCGTCGTGGGAACGCGACGACTTCCCGCCCTTTACCTACACCTGGGCGGGCCCCCACCGGATGGGCTACACCGACGAGGAGATGATCTTCCGGAAGTGGCGCGACCAGTTCGACTGGATGTGCGAGCACGTCGACGGCGGGGTGTACGTTCTCACCCTCCACCCACAGGTGATCGGGCAAGCGCATCGAATCGGCCGCCTCGAGGAATTGCTCGAGCACATGTACTCTCGAGACGGCGTCGAGTTCGAGCGAATGGCGACCGTCGCGAAGCGTTTCCGAGAACAGAACCCGCCGGAGGCGCAGTGA
- a CDS encoding MBL fold metallo-hydrolase, which produces MTVSYGAVRFDWLGHTTVRLESRTGVVIYVDPHRDSVLEGTAPRDGDLVLVTHGHNYDPTGIERVARDDAMVVIHESIDGREIDDRSDDRSEPVRDPPADLSYDVERVRADESFVLGPLDLFTVPAYNEPDGPHTREDGSPYHPEGTGCGYAVTVDGVQAFFPGHTDALEYHEDLDVDIFFPPIDGDTTMDRHEAAALAGRMAPRLVCPIYGEAAGVDTEAFVVDVASRTVPVVLENPDTPATALEGEQTLE; this is translated from the coding sequence ATGACCGTCAGCTACGGCGCGGTGCGCTTTGACTGGCTCGGCCATACAACGGTTCGCCTCGAGTCCCGGACAGGCGTGGTCATCTACGTCGATCCCCATCGGGACAGCGTTCTCGAGGGGACGGCACCTCGAGACGGCGATCTGGTGTTGGTTACGCACGGGCACAACTACGATCCGACGGGGATCGAACGGGTCGCTCGCGACGACGCGATGGTGGTGATCCACGAGTCGATCGACGGACGGGAGATTGACGACCGCAGCGACGATCGGTCGGAGCCAGTCCGCGACCCTCCGGCCGACCTCTCCTACGACGTGGAACGCGTTCGCGCCGACGAGTCGTTCGTTCTCGGACCGCTCGATCTGTTCACGGTACCAGCGTACAACGAACCAGACGGACCACACACCCGCGAAGACGGGTCGCCGTACCACCCCGAGGGAACGGGCTGTGGGTACGCGGTCACCGTCGACGGCGTTCAGGCGTTCTTCCCGGGACATACGGACGCCCTCGAGTACCACGAGGATCTCGATGTCGACATCTTCTTTCCGCCGATCGATGGCGACACCACGATGGACAGACACGAGGCCGCGGCGCTCGCCGGACGAATGGCTCCGCGGCTCGTCTGTCCGATCTACGGCGAGGCGGCCGGAGTTGACACGGAGGCGTTCGTCGTCGACGTAGCGAGTCGAACAGTCCCGGTCGTGCTCGAGAACCCGGATACGCCGGCTACTGCACTCGAGGGTGAACAGACGCTCGAGTAA